The window CAGGCCCGGCAAAAGCTGTTCATGTTTCTGTGTGGCTGGCTGGGTGGGCCTTCGTACTACACCGACCAGTTTGGCCATCCGCGCCTGCGCGCGCGCCACATGCCGTTTGCCATCGGCATCAAGGAGCGCGACCAGTGGGTGGCTTGCATGGACCAGGCCATGGGCGAGACCGGCGTGCCCACAGACCTGCGCGTGCGGCTGAAGGAAAGCTTCATGGGCACGGCCGACTGGATGCGCAACAAAGGGGTCTAGCCAGCCCGCAAGGCGGCCCCCCGTTTGCGCCCTTGAAGGGCGTCCCTGTGTGTTTCCTGAGGCTTCGTCCACAGGCTCTAAGATGCTCCCTCCAACAAATACAGGAGGTAGGGTATGTCGGCAACTGCATGGGTCGTGGTCGTTGTGCTGGTTGCGGTGCTGGTGTGGGCCGTCACGGTCTACAACCGGCTGGTGCAGTTGCGCAACCGCATTGCCAACGCGTTTGGCCAGATCGACGTGCAGCTCAAGCGCCGTTATGACCTGATTCCCAATCTGGTGGAGGTGGCGCGTGGCTATCTGGCGCACGAGGCTGCCACGCTGGAGGCCGTCATCAAGGCCCGCAGCCAGGCGCAGGGTGCGGCCGCGGCAGTGCGTGCAGCCCCCCAAAGCGCCAGCGCCATGGGCGCGCTGGCGGCAGCAGAAGGCGTGCTTGGCGGCAGCCTGGGGCGCCTGATGGTGGTGGCCGAGAGCTACCCCGATCTCAAGGCCGATGCCACCATGCAGTCGCTGTCCGAAGAGATCACCAGCACCGAAAACCGCCTGGGGTTTGCACGCCAGGCCTACAACGACCAGGCGCTGGAGTTCAACGATGCGGCGGCTCAGTTCCCCGAGCTTGTCGTCGCGCGCCTGCTGGGTTTTGCGCCCGCGCCCATGCTGGCGTCCACGCAGTCCGACGAAGAGCGCGCTGCGCCCCGGGTGAAGTTCTGATCCTCCCCTCGCCACACCCATGAAGTTCTGGGACCACCAGCACAACGCACGCAGCGAGACGCGCCGCCTGCTGCTGGGCTTTGCCTTCGCCGTGGTCGTTCTGGTGGCGGCTGTGCATGCTGCCCTGGCGCTGGCCTGGTGGCTGATGGTGGCGGTGCTGCCAGTGCATCTGCCCTTTCCGCAGGGTTTCCTGGCGGCCAATGTGGGCGTCTCGCTGATGCTGGTGCTCGGCGGCTGGTGGGTGGAGACGTCCAATTTGCGCGCTGGCGGTGTCAAGCTGGCCCGGCGCGTGGGTGCACGCGAGTTGCGTCCTTCGCTGTCGCACGCCGAGCAGCGGCTGTCCAACATCGTGGACGAGCTGTGCATCGCTGCGCACATGGCTCGCCCGCAGATCATGGTCATGCCCCGCACCGATGCCATCAACGCTTTCGCTGCAGGATGGGACGAGAGCGACGCCGTCATTGCCGTGACGCAGGGCGCCCTGGACTACCTCACCCGCGAAGAGATGCAGGGCATGGTGGCCCACGAGTTGAGCCATCTGCACGAGGGCGACACGCGCCTGAAGATGCGGCTGGCGGGCATGGTGTTCGGGCTGGAGCTGGTCTACAACTTTGGCGACACGATGCGCGAACGCCGGGGCCTGGCCTGGTGGTTCGGGTCGGCCATCATGGTGGCGGGCTTTGCGGGCTGGCTCACCGGCCGCATGCTCAAGGCCGCCGTGTCCCGCCAGCGCGAATACCTGGCCGACGCACGCGCGGTGCAGTGGACACGCAGCCGTGACGGTCTGGGCGGTGTGCTGCGCAAGGTCATGGCCCAGCGCCGCGACACACCGGCCGGGTATGCCGAGAACCCCGCCCACACCGGCCTGGCCCACCCGGCCGTGCAGCACATGCTGCTGGTGGATGTGGACGGTGGTAGCCGCATGGAACGCTGGCTGGACACCCACCCCACGCTCGACGACCGCGTGCAGCGTGTGTATGGCCGCCGCATGCCGCCGTTGCCAGCCGTGCCGGTGACTGCGGGGCCCGAGTCTGCGCGGCGCAATGAAGGTGTGGTGCCCGGGGCGGTATCCATTGCGTCGCTGGTGGACCCGTTTGCGCGCTTCATGTAAACCGCTGCGAGGGCGGCAGATTCTTTGCAGGAGAACCATTTCAATGTCACGCGACGCACGATTCCAGGAACAGGCCCAGGCGCTGGGCTACAGCTTTGAGGGCGAGATCAAGATCGGCGGCAACTATGTGCCGCTGGTGCGGGACGGCCACCACATCTACCTGAGCGGGCAGATCCCGCGCGTGGGCGACACGGTGGTCGTCACCGGCGCGGCGGGTGCCGGCGCCTCGCTGGCCGATGCGCAAAAGGCCGCCAAGGTCTGCGCGATGCGGGCGCTGGCGCTGCTGCAGCGCGCCTTGGGTTCGCTGGATGCCGTGCAGTCCATCCTGCGCATTACCGTGTACGTGCAGTCGGCGCCCACCTTCACGCAGCAAAGCGAGGTGGCCGATGGCGCCTCGGAGGTGCTGTTTGCCGTGCTGGGGGAGGCGGGTGCCCACACCCGCACCTCGGTGGGGGTGCTGCAGCTGCCCAAGAGCGCCACTGTGGAGGTGGACCTGATTGCCTCGGTGGCGCCGCAGGCGTCCCCTCCGGTCCCGGGCTGATGGCTCATCGCGTCTGGAGAACATGCCATGACCGCCGCTGAGTCGGCTCCCGCACCAGGGCCGCGCCAAGACGCCAGCGTGCACCCGCGTTTCAACGTGTTCGGCCGCATCGTCGAAGTGCGGCGCGAGGGCCCGCTGTGGCAGGCCTACCGCGTGGGCGCTGACGGCAAGCGCACGCCGTCTGGCTTTGTGATCCCCGACTTTGTCGCAGAGCATGAGCTGGTGCAGTTTCTGGAAGATTTATTCCACGAGAGCGCCTCGCCCCACAACGGCGACGTGTACCGCATCGGCTGAATCGACACGCGGCGCCCTGACCGCGGGGCGCTGCGCGGGTGTTGCGGCGCCGCCGTCGCGTCACACCGCTGTCAAACCCGGCCCAGACACTCGGTCCCTTGTTTCAATGAGGGACTGTTCATGCCTGAGCGCACTCCGGGTTTTTTGATTTCTTCTTCGCGTGTTTCACGCCGCGTGGCCACGCTGGGGTTGGTGGCCCTGGCCGCGTCGCTGGCCGCTTGCGGTGGCAGCGACAGCGCTAGCAGCAACGCAGGCGCCACAGCCACGCTGGCCGTGCTCGAGACGACCGACCTGCACTTCAACGTGCGCAGCTACGACTATTTCAAGCTCGCCGATGACAAGTCCTACGGCTTCGAGCGCACCGCCACGCTGGTGCGCGCCGCGCGCAAGGAGTTTGCCAACACGCTGCTGGTGGACAACGGCGACACCATCCAGGGCACCGCGCTGGCCGACTACGAGGCCACCATCAGCCCCATCCCCTGCACGCAGCAGCTGTCCATGTACAAGGCCATGGGCGCGCTGGGATTTGATGCGGGCACGCTGGGCAATCACGAGTTCAACTACGGCCTGCCTTTCCTGAACCAGGTGCTGGGTGGCGGGCTGGACGTGGATGGCGTCGATGCCACCAAGAAGTGCGCAGGCGCAGGCTACCCCGCCGTGCTGGCCAACGTGTACAGCAGCAAGACCAAGAAGCCGCTGGTGCAGCCCTATGCGCTGCTGGAGCGCACGCTGGTGGCCAAGGGTACCGATGGCAAGGAAGTGAAGCTGCCCATCAAGATCGGTGTGATCGGTTTCACGACGCCCGGCATCATGAACTGGGACAAGCGCTACCTGGAAGGCAAGGTCTATACCGAAGGCGCAGTCGAATCCGCCAACAAGTACGTGCCTGAACTGCGCGCCAAGGGTGCCGACATCGTGGTGGCGCTGTTGCACGGCGGGCTCGACAATGCTGCCTACTCGGCCACCATGGAGAACCCGGGCCTGTACCTGTCGAAGGTGGCCGGTATCGACGCGATGGTGATGGGCCACCAGCACGGCGTGTTCCCCGACACGGCGGCCACCCCCAGCTTCAACTTGGCCGGCGTGGACCACAAGGCAGGCACTGTGAACGGCGTGCCGGCGGTGATGGCCAGCTCGTGGGGCAAGGCGCTGGGCGTGGTGCAGCTGGCGCTGCAGTGGGATGGCGCCAAGTGGGTGGTCAACAAGTCCGCCAGCAAGAGCGAGCTGCGCAACATCCAGAGCAAGAATGCCGCAGGTGCCACGGTGACTGTGGATGCAGACCCTGCCATCGCCCCGTTGATCGAGACGCAGCACCAGGCCGCGATCAAGTATGTGAAGACACCGATCGGCCAGACCGATTTCCGCATGAGCACGCTGTTTGCCGATGTGGGTGACCCCGGCGCGATCCAGATCGTGAACCAGGCCCAGCAGGCCTACGTGGCGGCCTACCTCAAGGCCAGCCTGCCGCAGTACGCTGCGTTGCCCGTGCTGTCGGTGAGCGCACCGTTCAAGAGCGGCTTCCAGGGCGGGGCCGACTACACCGACGTGGCGGTGGGCCCGCTGGCCATCAACAACGCGGCCGACCTGTACCTGTATCCCAACACGGTGTACGCGGTGAAGGTGAACGGTGCTGACATTAAGAACTGGTTAGAGGCCGCTGCCAAGCGCTTCAACCAGATCGACCCGGCCAAGACGGGCGAGCAGCAGCTCATCAGCACCTTCCCTGGCTACAACTTCGACATGTTCACGACGGCCGACGTGCAGTACGAGATCGACGTGACGCAGGCCGTGGGCAGCCGCATCAAGAACCTCACCTACCTGGGCAAGCCCATCGACGCGGCGCAGGAGTTCGTGATTGCCACCAACAACTACCGCGCCACCAGCGGCAAGAGCTTCATCGACAAGCTCGACGGCTCAGGCACCATCTGGGCCTCGCCCGATGCCAACCGCGACGTGGTGATCGACTACATCCGCAAGAACCCCGCCGTGACCCGCGCTGCCAACGGCGCTGCCAAGAGCTGGCGCTTTGCCAAGGCCACGGTGGCGGGGCCGGTGGTGTTCAGCTCGGGTGCCAATGCCCTCAGCGTGGCGCAAGCGGCCGGGCTGGGCAATGTGTCGCTGCTAGCGGCCGATGATGGCTCGGGCAAGGGCACTTCGAAGTACGGCGTGGACCTGTCCAAGTAAGCATCAGCCCACCGCCGCAGGGAATGTGGCGGTGCGCGCCTTCACCGCGCCACCGCTGCATGTCCCGGTTGTCTCTGATTTGCTCTGTTTTTGATAGCTGCAAGCGCAAATAAATCATGCGCTTGCGGCTTTTTTTATGAGTTTTTTCGCAGAACGGGCTGCAGCAGCACCACCAGCGCCCCCGCGCCCCCGTCCATGGGCCGTGCCTGCACAAAGGCCAGCACCTCGTTCTTTTGCACCAGCCAGCGCTGCACACGGCCCTTGAGCACGGGGCTCTTGCCGGGCGAGCCCAAGCCCTTGCCATGCACCACGCGCACGCAGCGCAGGCCGATCTTGTGGGCGTGGCGGATGAAGTCGCCCAGCGCCTCGCGCGCCTCGTCCACGCGCAGGCCGTGCAGGTCCAGCTGGCGCTGAATGCTCCAATGGCCCGCGCGCAGCCGGCGTGTCACCTCCACGCCAATGCCGGGGCGGCGAAAGCTGAGCTGGTCGTCGGTGTCCAGCAGGGTGCTCACGTCGAAGTCATCGCTGATCGATTCCATCAGCACCCGCTCCTCGTCCAGCCAGTGCTGCACCGGCAGCGGTGGAGGCAGATGCTTGCGCAGCCGCGCCACGTTGGGATTGCGCAGCGGCGTGACGGGGCCCACGCTGCGGCTGAAGAGGTGGCGCTCGGCCTCGGCCCGGGCAGCCGCTTCGCGGCGGGCTTTTTCTTCAGCCTCGCGGCGCTCCTGCTCCTCGCGCAGGCGGCGGGCCACGGTGGCCAGGTCCTGCAGCTGGGTGATGCGTTCGCCCGCGCGCCGTGGGGCCGGCGGGGCGCGGCGGCGGGGTGGTGCGGTGCTGTCTGCGGCTGCGGGCGCGGCAGGGGCATGGCGCAGCGGGCGCATGGCCGCCTTGGCCGCTGCTTTTTTGTCGGCCAGGCCTGCGCGCCGGATGGACCGGGGCGCGGTAGGCGCAGGGGCGGGGGCGCTGGCTTCCTCGGGTGCCCCGTTGCCACGTGCAGCCCGTGCCAGCGCGGTGTGTAGTGCCGTCGGTGGGCGGGCCGGTGCGGGTGCAGGTCCTGTCACACCTGGCCCTTCTCAGCCATCGACAGGGCCTGCCCCGGCGCGACGATCACATGGTCGAGCACGCGCACATCCACCAGGGCCAGCGTGGTCTTCAGGGTCTGGGTCAGCGCTTCGTCGGCGCGGCTGGGTTGTACGCTGCCGCTGGGGTGGTTGTGGGCCAGCACCACGGCTGCGGCCTGGTGGTGCAGGGCGCGCAGCACCACCTCGCGCGGGTACACGCTGGTCTGCGTGAGCGTGCCGCGAAACAGCTCCTCCAGCGCCAGCAGGCGATTCTGCGCATCCAGAAACAGCACGGCAAACACCTCGTGCCCTTTGGCGGCCAGGTGCAGCTGCAAGTAGTGCTTGACGGTGTCGGGCGAGTCGAACACCTCGCGCTCGCGCAGCTGCTGGGCCAGGGCGCGGCGGGCCAGCTCCAGCACCGCCACCAGCTCGGCGCGTTTGGCGGGGCCCAGGCCCTTGATGCGTTCCAGGTCGGCCGCGCTGGTGTGCAGCAGCCCGGCAATGCCGCCGAAGCCACCGGTGATGGCGCCCGTGTTGGGGTCGATGCCGGGCGGGTCCAGCAGCTCCTGCGCCATCTGCAGCACACCCTTGCCCACGATGCCGGTGCGCAGCAGGATGGCCAGCAGCTCGGCATCGGCCAGCGCAGCGGGGCCGCGCGCCAGCAGTTTTTCGCGGGGCTGGGCGTCGGCGGGCAGGTCTTTGAGGGGCATGGCGCGAGAGGAGGGCGGAGGGAGCGGAGACACGGGGCGGGAGCCGCGGGTAGGGGTTTCCCCGGTTTTCTACAATCGTGGCAGTTTATCGGGACTCTCATGACCTCTATTTCCACCCCCCTTCCCACCGTTCAGCCGGGCTCCTTCCTCACGCTGCACTACCGCCTGGCTGGCCCGGCGGGGGATGTGATCAACACTTTTACTGACAAACCCGCCACCCTGTCGCTGGGCACGGGCGAGTTGTCGCCCGCCATGGAGCAGCGCCTGTTGGGCCTGGCCGAAGGCACGCGCACCACGTTCGAGCTGCCTGCGGGCGAGGCTTTTGGCGAGCGCAATGCCGACATGCAGCAGTGGGTGGCGCGCAAGTTGATGAACGAGCTGGGCGACCCCGACGAAAAGTACAACGTGGGCGATGTGGTGCAGTTCCCCACGCCCGACGGCCAGGGCAGCTACGCCGGGGCCGTGATGCAGGTGCGTGAAGATGGCGCGGTGCTGTTCGACTTCAACCACCCGCTGGCGGGCCAGCCCGTGACCTTTGAAGTGCAGCTGATCGGGATCCTGTGATGCAGGCGCCGCAAGAAATCCTGCTGGCCGAGCCGCGCGGCTTTTGCGCCGGTGTGGACCGCGCCATCGAGATCGTGGAGCGCGCTATCCAGAAATTTGGCGCCCCCATCTATGTGCGCCACGAGATCGTGCACAACACCTATGTGGTGAACGACCTCAAGGCCAAGGGCGCGATCTTCATCGAAGAGCTGTCGGACGTGCCACCCGGCGCCACGCTGGTCTTCAGTGCCCACGGCGTGAGCAAGGCGGTGCAGCAAGAGGCCGTGGCGCGTGGCTTCAGCATTTTTGACGCTACCTGCCCGCTGGTGACCAAGGTGCACGTCGAAGTGGCCAAGCTCGCCAAAGAAGGCTACGAATTCATCATGATCGGCCACAAGGGTCATCCCGAGGTCGAGGGCACCATGGGCCAGCTCGACCACGGCATCCACCTGGTGGAAGACGTGGAAGATGTGGCCCGCGTGCAGCCTGCGCAGACCGAGAAACTGGCCGTGGTCACGCAGACCACGCTGAGCGTGGACGACGCCGCCGAAATCTCGGCCGCCGTGCGCGCGCGCTTTCCCAGCGTGCGCGAGCCCAAGCAGCAGGACATCTGCTACGCCACGCAGAACCGGCAGGACGCCGTCAAGGTGCTGAGCCCGCAGGTGGACGTGGTGATCGTGGTGGGCAGCCCCACCAGCTCCAACAGCAATCGCCTGCGCGAGCTGGCCGCCAAGCTGGGCACTACGGCCTACATGGTGGACAGCGCCGACGAACTGCAGGGCGAGTGGTTCAAAGGCCGCGCGCGCGTGGGGCTCACAGCCGGTGCTTCGGCACCTGAAATCCTGGTGCAGCAGGTCATCGATCGCATCAAGGCGCTGGGCGCGGTGTCGGTGCGCACCATGGCGGGCATCGAAGAAACCGTGAAATTCCCGCTGCCCAAGGGGCTCAAGATCGACGCGGCCACAGGCCTGGAAATCTCGCAGCGAAGGCCGGAGACAGGGCCTGTCGGAGGTTGACCCGCACGGCATCTGGATTGCTCCTGAATTGATAGCTGAAAGCGCATAAAAAGATTGCACTAGCGGCACATTTGGCTTCTTTTTAAGAGCCAGACGGCATGGGCAGGCCACTACAGCGACACCGCAGGCCCGCTCCACAGATCCAGTGGCGGGTCGGCCGCCACCGCCCGCAGGATGTCGGTGCGCGAGATAAAGCCCGACAGCACCCCGGCCTCATCGGTCACCGGCAGGCCGGGCAGACCGGTGTCCAGCAGCACGGCGGCCACGCGGCGCAGTTCGGTGTCGGCCGCCACGGTGGGCACGGGGCTCACCATCACCTCGGACACCGGGCGGCGCGCCAGGGCGATGGCCTCCTTGACTGCGCCGGGCTCGGGCAGCAAGTCCAGCGGCGCCATGTCGGCCCGGAGCAGCAACCCGATCACGCGTCCCAGGGCATCCACCACAGGGGCCTGGGCCACCTTGTGCTCGGCCAGGGTCTGCCAGGCATCGTTCACGCGCGCGTCTGGCGCCACGCCCAGGCCGCCGGTGGTCATCACGTCGCTCACCTTCGTCAGCGGCTGGCGGGTGGTAGCCTGGGGGCCTTGTTCGGTTTGCGCGTAGGCGGTCACGGCGTCTTGCAGGCGCAGGTTGACGACGGAGGGCGATGCGGCAGCGTTGGTGTGGGCCACCGTGGGGCGGGGCGGGGCCGTGAAGACGGGCACCGTCTGGCCGTCTTGCACGTCCATGGGCCGCGTGCGCAGGGCCTGCGGGCGCTGCACACTGCGCACTGCAGAAATGCGCGCCAGGTTTTCAGGGCCGCCACGGTACATCTGGCCCGACGGGCCGAATACAAAGAACATGCTTTTTCTCCTGCGCGCAGGCCCGCCAGCGCATGTGCGCGGGGTGCTGCCCTGCCCATGTTATCGGCAGGAGGGCGGCGCACATGCAGTCCGCGTTGTGTCTGCATGTTGCGAGCAGCCCCTACACTGCCCCTTCTTTTGACATCACCTGCCCCACGGAGCCCCGCATGATCGACCGCGCCGCCATCGTCGCCGCCCGCCGCCAACTGGCCACCCAGCCCGACTTTCTGCGCACCACGCCACTGATGCGCCTGTCTGGCAAGTCCCTGGGCGTGGACTGCGCCGAGGTCTGGCTCAAGCTGGAGCATTTGCAGGTAGGCGGCAGCTTCAAGGCACGCGGCATGCTCTACCGGCTGCTGGCCAACCCCGTGCCCGGCAGCGGCGTGATCATCGCTTCAGGCGGCAACGCCGGCATTGCCGTGGCGGCGGCTGCCCAGGCGCTGGGCGTGCGCTGCGAGGTGTTTGTGCCCGAAGTCTCGCCCGAGGCCAAGCGCGCCCGCTTGCGGGCGCTGGGCGCTGAAGTGGTCGTCACCGGCGCCGCATATGCCGAAGCCTTTGAAGCGTGTGTGGCCCGCCAGAAGGCCACGGGTGCGCTGCAGGCCCATGCCTATGACCAACCCCAAGTGGTGGCCGGTGCAGGCACGCTGGCGCTGGAGATGGAAGAGCAGGGCGGTCGCTTGCCCGACACGGTACTGGTCAGCGTGGGCGGTGGCGGCCTCATCGGCGGTGTGGCTGCGTGGGTGGAGAGCCGGGCCCATGTGGTCGCGCTGGAGCCCGAACGCGCGCCCACCCTGCATGCGGCGCGCGCTGCAGGCCAGCCCGTGGATGTGGAAGTGGGTGGCGTGGCCGCCGACTCCCTGGGCGCCAAGCGCATCGGTGCCATTGGCTGGGAAGTCAGCCAGCGCCATGTGCACGATGCCCTGCTGTTGCCCGACGACGCAATCCGCGCCGCCCAGCTGTGGCTGTGGAAGGAGCTGAAGCTGGCCGTAGAGCCCGCCGCCGCGCTGGGCCTGGCCGCGCTGCAGACCGGCGCCTACAAACCCCAGCCGCAGGAAACGGTGGCCCTGATTCTCTGCGGCGCCAACTTTGACCCGGCAAGCCTGGCCTGAGCCGACACCGACCACCCCTTTAAAATCCACGCCATGCTAGACATTCTTCTCCTCCGCAAAGACCTCGACACCGCCATCGCGCGGCTGGAAACCCGCAAAAAGCCACAGGCCTTCCTGGATGTCTCCGCTTTCCAGTCCCTGGAGTCCGAGCGCAAGACGCTGCAGACCCGCACCGAAGAGCTGCAGGCCCAGCGCAACCAGCTGTCCAAGCAGGTCGGCATGCTGATGAGCCGGGGCGACAAGGACGGCGCCGAAGCCGTCAAGGCCCAGGTGGCCGCAGGCAAGGTGGAGCTGGAACAATCCGCCGCGCGCCTGGAACAGATCCAGTCCGAGCTGCTGGCCATGCTGGTGGCCGTACCCAACCTGCCGCACGAATCCGTGCCCGTGGGCAGCGATGAAACCGGCAATGTGGAAGTGCGCCGCTGGGGCGCCCCTCCCAGTTTCGCCTTCGAGGTGAAAGACCATGTGGACCTGGGCACCCCGCTGGGCCTTGACTTCGACATGGGCGCCAAGCTCTCGGGCTCGCGCTTCACGGTGATGAAGGGCCCGATCGCCCGCCTGCACCGTGCACTCGCCCAGTTCATGCTGGACGTGCAGACGCAAGAGCATGGCTACACCGAGTGCTACGTGCCCTACGCTGTGAACGCCGACTCCCTCAAGGGCACGGGCCAGCTGCCCAAGTTCGAGGGCGACCTCTTCGCTGCCAAGAAAGGCGGCCAGGACGGCGAGCCCGTGCCCGACAACACCGCGCTGTACCTCATTCCCACCAGCGAAGTGCCCTTGACCAACTTTGTGCGCGACGTGGTCACGCCAGAGGCCGACCTGCCCATCAAGCTCACGGCCCACACACCATGCTTCCGCTCAGAAGCTGGGAGCGGCGGGCGCGACATTCGCGGCTTGATCCGCCAGCACCAGTTCGACAAGGTCGAGATGGTGCAGATCGTGCACCCCGACAAGAGCTACGACGCGCTGGAAGAAATGACCCGCCACGCCGAGGCCGTGCTGCAGAAGCTGGGCCTGCCTTACCGCGTGATGAGCCTGTGCACTGGCGATATGGGCTTCGGCGCTGCCAAGACCTACGACCTGGAAGTGTGGCTGCCCGCGCAGAACACCTACCGCGAGATCAGCTCGGTGAGCAACTGCGAGGCCTTCCAGGCCCGTCGCCTGCAAGCCCGCTTCAAGAACGCGCAGGGCAAGAACGAGTTGCTGCACACCCTGAACGGCTCGGGCTTGGCCGTGGGCCGCACGCTGGTGGCAGTGCTGGAAAACTATCAGCAGGCCGACGGCAGCGTGACGGTGCCCGAGGTGCTGCGGCCTTACCTGGGCGGCACCGCCGTTCTGAAGCCCTGAAAATCTGGCTATAATCGCAGGCTTCGACACACAGGAGAGGTGGCAGAGTGGTCGAATGTACCTGACTCGAAATCAGGCGTAGTGGCAACACTACCGTGGGTTCGAATCCCACCCTCTCCGCCAGTATCAAGGCCCTGTAGCTATTTAATCAATAGCACAGGGCCTTTTTCTTTGGGGCCGCTGGGACACTTCAGGCGGCTGGGTGGCCCGCATTCGGATGCAGTGGGTGCAGAGGCTCGCAGATTCGCCGCTGTGTGGGTATCACCGTGCAGATGCGGGAGTGACAGGGTATTGATTGCGATGCATGGCCGCGTTTTCCTGCGGCGCCAGAATACGGGTTGCGCGACCCGCGCCTGATGTTACGAAAGAACCTCGCATGCTCCCAGAGACCTTGACAACCCCCCCCATCCGCCTGACCCAGTACAGCCACGGCGCGGGCTGCGGCTGCAAGATCAGCCCCAAGGTGCTGGACGTGATCCTGGCGGGCAGTGGGGCGCAGCACCTGGACCCTCGGCTCTGGGTGGGCAACACCTCGCGGGACGATGCGGCGGTGTATGCCCTGGATGCCGAGCGCGGCGTGGTGTCCACCACCGATTTCTTCATGCCGATCGTGGATGACCCGTACGACTTCGGGCGCATTGCCGCCACCAATGCGATCAGCGACATCTATGCCATGGGTGCCGATCCGCTGATGGCCATTGCCATTCTGGGGTGGCCGGTGAATGTGCTGCCGCCCGAGGTGGCGCGTGAGGTGGTGCGCGGTGGGCGTGCGGTGTGCGATGCGGCGGGCATTCCGCTGGCGGGCGGGCACTCCATCGACGCGCCCGAACCGATCTTCGGTCTGGCGGTGACGGGCATCGTCGAAAAGCGCCACCTCAAGCGCAACGACACGGCCACGGCGGGTTGCCGCCTGTATCTGACCAAGCCCCTTGGGATCGGCATCCTGACCACGGCCGAAAAAAAAGCCAAGCTGCGTCCCGAGGATGTGGGGGTGGCGCGCGACCTGATGTGCACGCTCAACCGGCCAGGGAGCCGGTTCGGCCGGCTGGCAGGCGTGAAAGCGATGACGGATGTGACCGGCTTCGGCCTGTTGGGGCACTTGGTGGAAATGGCCGAGGGCAGTGGCTTGAGCGCCGTGATTGACTACGCGGCAGTGCCGCGTCTGGAGGGGGTGGACTACTACATGGACCAGGGCTGTGTGCCCGGCGGCACGCTGCGCAACTTTGACAGCTACGGCGCGAAGATTGCGCCCCTGACGGACGTGCAAAAGCACCTGCTGTGCGACCCCCAGACCAGCGGGGGGCTGCTGGTGGCCGTGAGCCCGGAGGGCGAGGCCGAGTTTCTGCAGGTGGCCGCAGAACTGGGCCTGGCGCTGCAGCCTATTGGTGAGCTCACCCCGCGACAGGCCTTTGCCGTCGAGTTGCGCTGATGCCCACCAACCTGACGGACTACCGGCACATCTTTCTGAACGATGTGCCCATGATGGACGTGCGCGCGCCGGTGGAGTTTGGGCAGGGCGCGTTTCCGGGCGTGGCCAACCTCCCCCTGATGGACGATGGCGAGCGCCAGCAAGTGGGCACCTGCTACAAGCACAAGGGCCAGGAGGCCGCGATTGCGCTGGGGCACCAGCTGGTGTCGGGCACCATCAAGCTCCAGCGCATCGAGGCATGGGCGCAGTTTGCGCGGGCGCATCCGCAGGGCGTGCTGTACTGCTTTCGTGGCGGGTTGCGCTCGCAGATCGTGCAGCAATGGCTGCTGAACGAAGCGGGCATCGACTACCCCCGGGTGGTCGGGGGCTACAAGGCCATGCGCGGGTTCCTCATCGGCACCACGCAGGCTGCAGCGGCGCAGTGCGGGTTTGTGGTGCTCAGTGGCCTGACCGGCA of the Acidovorax sp. 107 genome contains:
- a CDS encoding group II truncated hemoglobin — its product is MESTTSPPAAETPVAVTPFEWIGGEERVRTLTDRFYDLMDLEPGYAELRAAHGSDLGQARQKLFMFLCGWLGGPSYYTDQFGHPRLRARHMPFAIGIKERDQWVACMDQAMGETGVPTDLRVRLKESFMGTADWMRNKGV
- a CDS encoding LemA family protein → MSATAWVVVVVLVAVLVWAVTVYNRLVQLRNRIANAFGQIDVQLKRRYDLIPNLVEVARGYLAHEAATLEAVIKARSQAQGAAAAVRAAPQSASAMGALAAAEGVLGGSLGRLMVVAESYPDLKADATMQSLSEEITSTENRLGFARQAYNDQALEFNDAAAQFPELVVARLLGFAPAPMLASTQSDEERAAPRVKF
- a CDS encoding M48 family metalloprotease, whose protein sequence is MKFWDHQHNARSETRRLLLGFAFAVVVLVAAVHAALALAWWLMVAVLPVHLPFPQGFLAANVGVSLMLVLGGWWVETSNLRAGGVKLARRVGARELRPSLSHAEQRLSNIVDELCIAAHMARPQIMVMPRTDAINAFAAGWDESDAVIAVTQGALDYLTREEMQGMVAHELSHLHEGDTRLKMRLAGMVFGLELVYNFGDTMRERRGLAWWFGSAIMVAGFAGWLTGRMLKAAVSRQREYLADARAVQWTRSRDGLGGVLRKVMAQRRDTPAGYAENPAHTGLAHPAVQHMLLVDVDGGSRMERWLDTHPTLDDRVQRVYGRRMPPLPAVPVTAGPESARRNEGVVPGAVSIASLVDPFARFM
- a CDS encoding RidA family protein encodes the protein MSRDARFQEQAQALGYSFEGEIKIGGNYVPLVRDGHHIYLSGQIPRVGDTVVVTGAAGAGASLADAQKAAKVCAMRALALLQRALGSLDAVQSILRITVYVQSAPTFTQQSEVADGASEVLFAVLGEAGAHTRTSVGVLQLPKSATVEVDLIASVAPQASPPVPG
- a CDS encoding bifunctional 2',3'-cyclic-nucleotide 2'-phosphodiesterase/3'-nucleotidase, whose amino-acid sequence is MPERTPGFLISSSRVSRRVATLGLVALAASLAACGGSDSASSNAGATATLAVLETTDLHFNVRSYDYFKLADDKSYGFERTATLVRAARKEFANTLLVDNGDTIQGTALADYEATISPIPCTQQLSMYKAMGALGFDAGTLGNHEFNYGLPFLNQVLGGGLDVDGVDATKKCAGAGYPAVLANVYSSKTKKPLVQPYALLERTLVAKGTDGKEVKLPIKIGVIGFTTPGIMNWDKRYLEGKVYTEGAVESANKYVPELRAKGADIVVALLHGGLDNAAYSATMENPGLYLSKVAGIDAMVMGHQHGVFPDTAATPSFNLAGVDHKAGTVNGVPAVMASSWGKALGVVQLALQWDGAKWVVNKSASKSELRNIQSKNAAGATVTVDADPAIAPLIETQHQAAIKYVKTPIGQTDFRMSTLFADVGDPGAIQIVNQAQQAYVAAYLKASLPQYAALPVLSVSAPFKSGFQGGADYTDVAVGPLAINNAADLYLYPNTVYAVKVNGADIKNWLEAAAKRFNQIDPAKTGEQQLISTFPGYNFDMFTTADVQYEIDVTQAVGSRIKNLTYLGKPIDAAQEFVIATNNYRATSGKSFIDKLDGSGTIWASPDANRDVVIDYIRKNPAVTRAANGAAKSWRFAKATVAGPVVFSSGANALSVAQAAGLGNVSLLAADDGSGKGTSKYGVDLSK
- a CDS encoding Smr/MutS family protein, encoding MRPLRHAPAAPAAADSTAPPRRRAPPAPRRAGERITQLQDLATVARRLREEQERREAEEKARREAAARAEAERHLFSRSVGPVTPLRNPNVARLRKHLPPPLPVQHWLDEERVLMESISDDFDVSTLLDTDDQLSFRRPGIGVEVTRRLRAGHWSIQRQLDLHGLRVDEAREALGDFIRHAHKIGLRCVRVVHGKGLGSPGKSPVLKGRVQRWLVQKNEVLAFVQARPMDGGAGALVVLLQPVLRKNS
- the radC gene encoding DNA repair protein RadC, encoding MPLKDLPADAQPREKLLARGPAALADAELLAILLRTGIVGKGVLQMAQELLDPPGIDPNTGAITGGFGGIAGLLHTSAADLERIKGLGPAKRAELVAVLELARRALAQQLREREVFDSPDTVKHYLQLHLAAKGHEVFAVLFLDAQNRLLALEELFRGTLTQTSVYPREVVLRALHHQAAAVVLAHNHPSGSVQPSRADEALTQTLKTTLALVDVRVLDHVIVAPGQALSMAEKGQV